From a single Lolium rigidum isolate FL_2022 chromosome 7, APGP_CSIRO_Lrig_0.1, whole genome shotgun sequence genomic region:
- the LOC124679260 gene encoding BTB/POZ domain-containing protein At1g50280-like produces the protein MDEAGDLKVHVNGHHTLLLHQSVVCAFSGRLRAMVAQEKKRMKTASRGAGGGAEASMAIELAGFPGGAEGFELVVRFCYDSGRLPPLRPTDLPLVHCAASFLDMTEEVRAGNLLVQAEAFVDDGLCHWTWADLLAAVKSCDSPFSSGLLDKLLSALFSRIAVGAETLTRSSSSTCSSSSPDTAGGRPSSAARTAESMKPSCLVGGREWWFDDVASLSPATVEKAMRVIGCYGAENKNLTLTRFLLHYLRRAATLRKADDQGCLSGLADTAVHGVELGGGAAAFSCRGLFWALRVASAAGMSRECRRKLERLVGKMLDQATLDDILVSGDGGGVYDVSLVIRLVRVFVSSVKEEKEATSPSPLSSSSRERMRKVGRLLDKYLAEISPDHGLGVSRFLAVAQSLPDSARDCYDGVYRALDIYLESHAALTVEERGTLCRCLNYGKLTLEACKDLAKNRRIPAGIAVQALSSQRVPKLPNPLSPSQTPRRVVVDEEKEALRVDLQKMQGRVVELETACKEMMGHVKVSRTVANKSFGGRGLPWMC, from the exons ATGGACGAGGCCGGTGACCTCAAGGTGCACGTCAATGGCCATCACACGCTTCTTCTCCACCAG AGCGTCGTGTGCGCCTTCTCGGGGAGGCTGAGGGCAATGGTAGCGCAggagaagaaaaggatgaagacGGCGAgcagaggagcaggaggaggagcagaggcgTCAATGGCCATCGAGCTCGCCGGCTTCCCTGGAGGCGCCGAGGGGTTCGAGCTAGTGGTCCGGTTCTGCTACGACAGTGGACGTCTCCCGCCGCTCCGCCCCACCGACCTCCCGCTCGTTCACTGCGCCGCCTCGTTCTTGGACATGACCGAGGAGGTGCGCGCCGGCAACCTCCTCGTCCAGGCGGAGGCCTTCGTCGACGACGGCCTCTGCCACTGGACGTGGGCCGACCTGCTCGCCGCAGTCAAGAGCTGCGATTCGCCCTTCTCCTCCGGTCTCCTCGACAAGCTCCTCTCCGCACTGTTCTCCAGGATCGCAGTAGGCGCGGAGACGCTTACCCGCTCGTCGTCATCGACGTgttcctcctcgtcgccggacacggccggcggccggccgtcGTCCGCTGCCAGGACGGCGGAGTCAATGAAGCCGTCGTGCCTGGTCGGCGGCAGGGAGTGGTGGTTCGACGACGTGGCGTCGCTGTCCCCGGCGACTGTCGAGAAGGCGATGCGGGTGATCGGCTGCTACGGCGCCGAGAACAAGAACCTGACTTTGACGCGGTTCCTGCTGCACTACCTCCGCCGCGCCGCAACGCTCCGCAAGGCCGACGACCAGGGCTGCCTCTCCGGCCTGGCCGATACGGCCGTGCATGGCGTGGAGCTCGGCGGAGGGGCCGCGGCGTTCTCCTGCCGAGGCCTCTTCTGGGCGCTGCGGGTCGCGTCGGCAGCTGGGATGAGCAGGGAGTGCAGGCGTAAGCTGGAGAGGCTCGTGGGAAAGATGCTGGACCAGGCCACGCTCGATGACATCCttgtctccggcgacggcggtggcgtgTACGACGTGAGCCTGGTCATAAGGCTCGTCAGGGTGTTCGTGAGCTccgtgaaggaggagaaggaggccacctcgccgtcgccgctgtcGTCATCGTCGCGGGAGAGGATGAGGAAGGTTGGGCGGCTGTTGGACAAGTACCTCGCCGAGATCTCGCCGGACCATGGGCTGGGCGTGTCCAGGTTCCTCGCCGTCGCCCAGAGCCTGCCGGACTCTGCCAGGGACTGCTACGACGGTGTGTACAGGGCACTGGACATCTACCTCGAG TCTCATGCTGCCTTGACCGTCGAGGAGCGGGGGACTTTGTGTCGGTGCCTCAACTATGGAAAATTGACACTCGAGGCGTGCAAAGACCTGGCCAAGAACCGGCGGATTCCGGCTGGCATCGCCGTGCAAGCTTTGTCCTCGCAGCGGGTGCCCAAGCTCCCGAATCCACTCTCGCCGTCACAAACGCCCAGACGGGTTGTGGTGGACGAGGAGAAGGAGGCACTGAGGGTGGACCTACAGAAGATGCAGGGCCGGGTGGTGGAGCTAGAGACCGCGTGCAAGGAGATGATGGGCCACGTAAAGGTATCTCGGACGGTGGCCAACAAGTCCTTCGGTGGCAGGGGCTTGCCTTGGATGTGCTAG